Proteins co-encoded in one Azospirillum brasilense genomic window:
- a CDS encoding Maf family protein, translating to MSTETTHRLVLASASPRRLDLLRQIGVVPDAVDPADIDESPLPRELPPQHALRLAGEKAAAVAARHPGAFVLAADTVVACGRRILPKAEEEKQARACLGLLSGRRHRVFGGVVLLSPAGEGETLRRSDRLVRTDVTFKSLSHEETESYIASGEWQGKAGGYAIQGRAAAHVRWIGGSYSNVVGLPLFEVAALLRGVGFPLP from the coding sequence ATGAGCACCGAAACCACCCACCGGCTCGTGCTGGCGTCCGCCTCGCCCCGCCGGCTCGACCTGTTGCGCCAGATCGGCGTGGTGCCCGACGCGGTCGACCCCGCAGACATCGACGAATCGCCCCTGCCGCGGGAGCTTCCGCCCCAGCATGCGCTGCGTCTGGCCGGCGAGAAGGCTGCCGCCGTGGCCGCGCGCCATCCCGGCGCCTTCGTGCTGGCCGCCGACACGGTGGTCGCCTGCGGCCGCCGCATCCTGCCCAAGGCGGAGGAGGAGAAACAGGCGCGCGCCTGCCTCGGCCTGCTGTCCGGGCGGCGGCACCGGGTGTTCGGCGGGGTCGTGCTGCTGTCGCCCGCGGGTGAAGGGGAAACGTTGCGCCGGTCGGATCGGCTGGTGCGCACCGACGTGACCTTCAAGTCGCTGTCCCACGAGGAGACCGAGTCCTACATCGCCTCCGGCGAATGGCAGGGCAAGGCCGGCGGCTATGCGATCCAGGGCCGGGCGGCGGCCCATGTCCGCTGGATCGGCGGCTCCTACAGCAACGTGGTCGGGCTGCCCCTGTTCGAAGTGGCGGCGCTGCTGCGCGGCGTGGGATTCCCGCTGCCGTGA
- the infA gene encoding translation initiation factor IF-1, with translation MAKEDLIEFSGTVVELLPNAMFRVKLDNEHEVLAHTSGKMRKNRIRVLAGDRVNVEMTPYDLTKGRITFRFK, from the coding sequence ATGGCTAAGGAAGATCTGATCGAGTTCTCCGGGACCGTCGTCGAGCTGCTGCCGAACGCGATGTTCCGGGTGAAGCTCGACAACGAGCATGAAGTGCTGGCGCACACCTCCGGCAAGATGCGCAAGAACCGCATCCGCGTGCTGGCCGGTGACCGCGTCAACGTCGAGATGACGCCCTACGACCTGACCAAGGGCCGGATCACGTTCCGGTTCAAGTGA
- the hisG gene encoding ATP phosphoribosyltransferase has product MWYIRAAVQPEESSLPADTRALGAPAPSALADDSSNAPAGQPLVLALPKGRILKELRPLLAHAGIEPEAAFDDADSRLLRFATNIPNLSIIRVRSFDVATFVAFGAAHLGVAGNDVLMEFDYPEIYAPLDLGIGACRLSVAEPVALGESDDPSRWSHVRVATKYPEVTRKHFAARGVQAECVKLNGAMELAPTLGLCRRIVDLVSTGSTLKANGLVEIEHIADVTSRLIVNRAAFKTRPEEISGWIDRFREAVNARQA; this is encoded by the coding sequence ATGTGGTATATCCGGGCAGCGGTTCAGCCCGAGGAGAGTTCTTTGCCCGCCGATACCCGTGCTCTTGGCGCGCCGGCGCCCAGCGCGTTGGCCGATGACTCGTCGAATGCGCCGGCCGGTCAGCCGCTGGTTCTGGCCCTGCCCAAGGGGCGCATCCTGAAGGAGCTGCGCCCCTTGCTCGCCCACGCCGGCATCGAGCCGGAAGCGGCGTTCGACGACGCGGACAGCCGGCTCCTGCGCTTTGCGACCAACATCCCGAATCTCAGCATCATCCGCGTCCGGTCCTTCGACGTGGCGACCTTCGTCGCCTTCGGCGCCGCCCATCTGGGCGTGGCCGGCAACGACGTGCTGATGGAATTCGACTATCCGGAAATCTACGCGCCGCTCGATCTCGGCATCGGCGCGTGCCGCCTGTCGGTCGCCGAACCCGTCGCCCTGGGGGAGAGCGACGATCCGTCGCGTTGGAGCCACGTGCGCGTCGCGACCAAATACCCGGAGGTCACCAGGAAGCATTTCGCGGCGCGCGGGGTGCAGGCGGAGTGCGTGAAACTGAACGGCGCCATGGAACTTGCCCCGACCCTCGGCCTGTGCCGCCGCATCGTCGATCTGGTGTCCACCGGCTCGACGCTGAAGGCGAACGGGCTGGTGGAGATCGAGCACATCGCCGATGTTACCTCCCGCCTCATCGTCAACCGGGCCGCCTTCAAGACGCGGCCCGAGGAAATCTCCGGCTGGATCGACCGCTTCCGGGAGGCTGTGAATGCCCGTCAGGCTTGA
- a CDS encoding lytic transglycosylase domain-containing protein: MKVALPPLAPIPERKPDVPASPPATGAVPGGSFQSALAEAQPVPRGRLANGQKAPPLPTMKPEAPIQLADGTRVPFPLRKPDAAPGGAATTVAAAGTQSTVIGAALANSPAAGQVVLAAQQVAGLSGHSFTAILAQATQESGLDPAARNRSSSAAGPFQFLERTWLDLFRRHGSAYGQGELASAIQSRNGIPSVKDPAVRRQILALRHDVDLSAGMAARYLSEGRDRLEERLKRPVSETESRIAYVLGVGGAAKLIRAAESSPRAAAAELLPTAARSNRGLFYDRASGRALTASETVARLTRRMDTDQKEMFERIAQAAEPRVRLDGGPSPLSSFQSAALGGTAGMDADGAAEYENGDGNPLG; this comes from the coding sequence ATGAAGGTCGCGCTGCCTCCACTCGCCCCGATTCCCGAGCGCAAGCCGGATGTTCCCGCGTCGCCACCCGCCACCGGCGCCGTGCCAGGCGGGTCGTTTCAAAGCGCGCTGGCCGAAGCCCAGCCGGTTCCCCGCGGACGGTTGGCCAACGGGCAGAAGGCGCCGCCCCTGCCGACGATGAAACCGGAGGCGCCGATCCAGCTCGCCGACGGGACGCGCGTGCCCTTTCCCCTCCGCAAGCCAGACGCCGCCCCGGGCGGCGCCGCGACGACGGTTGCCGCGGCGGGGACCCAATCGACGGTGATCGGCGCCGCCCTGGCGAACAGCCCCGCGGCCGGGCAGGTGGTTCTGGCGGCCCAGCAGGTCGCCGGCCTGTCGGGGCACAGCTTCACCGCCATCCTGGCCCAGGCGACCCAGGAAAGCGGGCTGGACCCGGCGGCCCGCAACCGCTCCAGTTCGGCCGCCGGCCCGTTCCAGTTCCTGGAGCGCACCTGGCTCGACCTGTTCCGCCGCCACGGCTCCGCCTATGGCCAGGGCGAGCTGGCGAGCGCGATCCAGAGCCGCAACGGCATTCCCTCGGTCAAGGACCCGGCGGTGCGCCGCCAGATCCTGGCGCTGCGCCACGACGTCGACCTCTCCGCCGGCATGGCCGCGCGCTACCTGTCCGAAGGACGCGACCGGCTGGAGGAGCGGCTGAAGCGCCCGGTGTCGGAGACCGAGAGCCGCATCGCCTATGTGCTGGGTGTCGGCGGGGCGGCCAAGCTGATCCGCGCCGCCGAGTCGTCGCCCAGGGCGGCCGCCGCGGAGCTTCTGCCCACCGCGGCACGGAGCAACCGCGGCCTGTTCTACGACCGCGCCTCGGGCCGGGCGCTGACGGCGTCGGAGACCGTCGCGCGGCTGACGCGGCGCATGGACACCGACCAGAAAGAGATGTTCGAGCGTATCGCGCAGGCCGCGGAACCCCGCGTCCGGCTCGATGGCGGCCCGTCGCCGCTCAGTTCTTTCCAGTCGGCGGCGCTCGGCGGCACCGCGGGCATGGACGCGGACGGCGCGGCGGAGTATGAAAACGGCGACGGAAACCCGCTCGGCTGA
- a CDS encoding low molecular weight phosphatase family protein has protein sequence MAPVLQPLPVTSVLFACTYNMIRSPMAAAIMRHFHGTRVYVDSVGVREGDEVDPFAVAVMEELGIDLSRHRCRSFEDLEDTNFDLIVSLSPEAQHRAIEMTRTMACEVEFWNTFDPTLVDGNREAMLDAYRKVRDGLLGKIKERFPLSRGPTV, from the coding sequence ATGGCTCCGGTGCTGCAACCGCTCCCCGTGACGAGCGTGTTGTTCGCCTGCACCTACAACATGATCCGCTCCCCGATGGCGGCGGCGATCATGCGGCATTTCCACGGCACGCGCGTCTATGTCGATTCGGTCGGCGTGCGCGAGGGGGACGAGGTCGATCCCTTCGCCGTGGCCGTGATGGAGGAGTTGGGCATCGACCTGTCGCGCCATCGCTGCCGCAGCTTCGAGGATCTGGAGGACACGAACTTCGACCTGATCGTGTCGCTGTCGCCGGAGGCGCAGCACCGCGCCATCGAGATGACCCGCACGATGGCCTGCGAGGTGGAGTTCTGGAACACCTTCGACCCGACGCTGGTGGACGGCAACCGCGAGGCCATGCTGGACGCCTACCGCAAGGTGCGCGACGGGTTGCTGGGCAAGATCAAGGAGCGCTTCCCGCTGTCCCGCGGCCCCACGGTGTGA
- the yacG gene encoding DNA gyrase inhibitor YacG yields MNDNQKPVGQKPTEKACPICGRPAVEETKPFCSKRCADVDLSRWLGGVYRIESPDRPDAEEADERE; encoded by the coding sequence ATGAACGACAATCAGAAACCTGTGGGTCAAAAGCCCACCGAGAAGGCCTGCCCGATCTGCGGCCGTCCGGCGGTGGAGGAGACCAAGCCCTTCTGCTCCAAGCGCTGCGCCGACGTGGATTTGTCGCGCTGGCTGGGGGGCGTCTACCGCATCGAAAGCCCCGACCGCCCGGACGCCGAGGAGGCCGACGAGCGGGAGTGA
- a CDS encoding hybrid sensor histidine kinase/response regulator: MPAGLPSRLIRATGLRSLRLRLMVVVLTSLALPLAGALYFFNQQLDQRLSSARELARHLTEDGVERQRDLIGEARNLLSVLALVPAVRDAAHGNTDACVATLAPMPRQHRWTTGVWVADPNGLLICDTTGPGSGISLREREYFQRALDTRSFVLSEVVIGKRSGKPLILAVQPVLVQGEVERLLGVAIDLAWLTDLVKVTKQDDARILVLDRHGVVIARHPDPEGWVGRSMADFPHIRRMLAEGNGAFEGESADGLNRIWAFRHSPETSTVFAVGMPTGPIVADAQRDLLRGLVLLGIAGLLSVAALWSLLHASVLRWMRVLSQAATRIGAGDVGTVVESRGAPDEIRLVANAFNDMSGRLKRREQELRAAMEEARAGSRAKEDFLATMSHEIRTPMNGVIGFADMLLETPLTAEQRRYASQVREAGRSLLTVINDVLDLSKLEAGKLDLVCVPFRLDDLADRCQAIVRLTAEQKGLEMHTSVSAAARGYVMGDPDRVRQILLNLLGNAVKFTDTGSVRLTVKAMGDGAGPRRYTFTVSDTGIGVPEDRQRELFQRFSQLDRGRGGTGLGLAICRRLVELMGGEIGVESQPGVGSTFWFSLPLQPASAPERDDQDGGALSHQPSSRGARILLAEDLAMNRDLVIAMLTRAGHHVDAVPDGAAAVTAVQERVYDLVLMDVQMPVMDGLEATRRIRALPGAPGRIPILALSAGVLAVEVERCRQAGMDDHLAKPLEKNKLLAAVDHWNGDGRRTGINAGPTRLADTPVE, translated from the coding sequence ATGCCCGCCGGTTTGCCGTCCCGCCTGATTCGTGCCACCGGCCTGCGGAGTCTCCGGCTGCGTCTGATGGTCGTCGTTCTGACGTCGCTGGCCCTGCCGCTGGCCGGGGCGCTGTACTTCTTCAACCAGCAGCTCGACCAGCGCCTGAGCAGCGCCCGGGAGCTGGCGCGGCACCTGACCGAGGACGGGGTGGAGCGCCAGCGCGACCTGATCGGCGAAGCGCGGAACCTGTTGAGCGTCCTCGCCCTGGTGCCGGCGGTCCGCGACGCCGCCCACGGCAACACCGACGCCTGCGTCGCCACGCTGGCGCCGATGCCGCGGCAGCACCGCTGGACGACCGGCGTGTGGGTGGCCGACCCGAACGGCCTCCTCATCTGCGACACGACCGGCCCCGGCTCCGGGATCAGCCTGCGCGAGCGCGAGTATTTCCAGCGGGCGCTGGACACCCGATCCTTCGTGCTGAGCGAGGTGGTGATCGGCAAACGGTCGGGGAAGCCGCTGATCCTGGCGGTGCAGCCGGTGCTGGTGCAGGGCGAGGTCGAGCGGTTGCTGGGCGTCGCCATTGATTTGGCCTGGCTGACCGATCTCGTGAAGGTGACGAAGCAGGACGACGCGCGCATTCTTGTGCTGGACCGCCACGGGGTGGTGATCGCCCGTCACCCCGATCCGGAAGGGTGGGTCGGGCGCAGCATGGCGGATTTCCCGCACATCCGGCGCATGCTGGCCGAGGGCAACGGCGCGTTCGAGGGCGAAAGCGCCGACGGGCTGAACCGCATCTGGGCCTTCCGCCACTCCCCGGAAACCAGCACGGTCTTCGCCGTGGGCATGCCGACCGGGCCGATCGTGGCGGACGCCCAGCGCGACCTGCTGCGCGGGCTGGTCCTGCTCGGCATCGCCGGGCTGCTCAGCGTGGCCGCGCTGTGGTCGCTGCTCCACGCCTCGGTCCTGCGCTGGATGCGCGTTCTCAGCCAGGCGGCGACGCGGATCGGCGCCGGCGACGTCGGGACCGTGGTGGAGTCCCGCGGCGCGCCCGACGAGATCCGGCTGGTCGCCAACGCCTTCAACGACATGTCGGGCCGGCTGAAGCGGCGCGAGCAGGAACTGCGCGCCGCCATGGAGGAGGCCCGCGCCGGCAGCCGCGCCAAGGAGGACTTCCTGGCGACCATGAGCCACGAGATCCGCACGCCGATGAACGGCGTGATCGGCTTCGCCGACATGCTCCTGGAAACGCCCCTGACGGCGGAGCAGCGGCGCTACGCCTCCCAGGTGCGCGAGGCCGGGCGGTCCCTGCTGACCGTCATCAACGACGTGCTGGACCTGTCGAAGCTGGAGGCGGGCAAGCTCGATCTGGTCTGCGTGCCGTTCCGGCTGGACGATCTGGCCGACCGCTGCCAGGCCATCGTGCGGCTGACCGCCGAGCAGAAGGGGCTGGAGATGCACACCTCCGTCTCCGCGGCGGCGCGCGGCTATGTGATGGGCGATCCCGACCGGGTGCGCCAGATCCTGCTCAACCTGCTGGGCAACGCGGTGAAATTCACCGACACCGGCAGCGTCCGCCTGACCGTGAAAGCGATGGGCGACGGGGCCGGCCCGCGCCGCTACACCTTCACCGTGAGCGACACCGGCATCGGCGTGCCCGAGGACCGCCAGCGCGAGCTGTTCCAGCGCTTCAGCCAACTCGACCGCGGGCGCGGCGGCACCGGGCTGGGGCTGGCCATCTGCCGCCGCCTGGTGGAGCTGATGGGCGGCGAGATCGGTGTGGAAAGCCAGCCCGGAGTCGGCAGCACCTTCTGGTTCAGCCTGCCGCTGCAGCCCGCCAGCGCCCCGGAACGGGACGACCAGGACGGCGGCGCGCTGAGCCACCAGCCGTCGAGCCGCGGCGCGCGCATCCTGCTGGCCGAGGATCTGGCGATGAACCGCGATCTGGTGATCGCCATGCTGACCCGGGCCGGGCACCATGTGGACGCGGTGCCCGACGGCGCCGCCGCCGTGACCGCGGTGCAGGAGCGCGTGTACGACCTCGTCCTCATGGATGTGCAGATGCCGGTGATGGACGGGCTGGAGGCGACGCGGCGCATCCGGGCGCTGCCCGGCGCGCCGGGCCGCATCCCGATCCTGGCGCTGTCGGCGGGCGTGCTGGCCGTCGAGGTGGAGCGCTGCCGTCAGGCGGGGATGGACGATCATCTCGCCAAGCCTTTGGAGAAAAACAAGCTTCTGGCCGCTGTCGATCATTGGAACGGCGACGGCCGGCGGACCGGCATCAACGCCGGCCCCACCCGTCTGGCCGACACGCCTGTCGAGTGA
- a CDS encoding ribonuclease E/G, producing the protein MSGPAGGTGSDILIDRDGPLTRAAVLTGGRLTDLYIDHAERPSLLGHVFLGRVERIATGLDGAFVDLGTGKSGLLSALDARGPKGRPKAKGERIGNLLRTGQTVLVQVKADATGSKGPSLTMDITLPGRFLVHAPLGRDVAVSKRLGSGPERAELARRIQDIAPGTGWIVRAGAATATDGLLAAESDALHLAWRSIRDAAERGGGPALLLPGPDAPRRALIEHGASVPSRIIVDDAALARDLADWCADRAPDLEERVEPFDARLLAVPSADRTGGGRQRLFDLRDLDAEIETLLGTRVPLSGGGSLVIERTEAMTVVDVNAGERGNPLDVNLAAAAEIARQLRLRNAGGIVVVDFVNMRNRGDAERLLNALSRAVEDDPAQTQVYGLSKLGLVEMTRARRGTALADLLGTVRSTAAAED; encoded by the coding sequence GTGAGCGGCCCGGCGGGCGGTACCGGATCGGACATCCTCATCGATCGCGACGGTCCGCTGACGCGGGCCGCCGTGCTGACCGGCGGGCGGCTGACCGACCTCTACATCGACCATGCCGAGCGCCCGTCCCTGCTGGGCCATGTCTTCCTCGGCCGGGTGGAGCGCATCGCGACAGGGCTGGACGGCGCTTTCGTCGATCTCGGCACCGGCAAGTCGGGCCTGCTCTCCGCCTTGGACGCCCGTGGGCCGAAGGGGCGTCCGAAGGCCAAGGGCGAGCGGATCGGCAACCTGCTGCGCACCGGCCAGACCGTGCTGGTGCAGGTGAAGGCCGACGCCACCGGGTCCAAGGGGCCGTCCCTGACCATGGACATCACCCTGCCGGGCCGCTTTCTGGTGCACGCGCCGCTGGGACGCGACGTGGCGGTGTCGAAGCGGCTGGGCAGCGGGCCGGAGCGCGCGGAACTGGCCCGCCGCATCCAGGACATCGCCCCCGGCACCGGCTGGATCGTCCGGGCGGGCGCCGCCACCGCGACCGACGGGCTGCTGGCCGCGGAGTCGGACGCGCTGCATCTGGCGTGGCGGTCCATCCGCGACGCGGCGGAGCGGGGCGGCGGTCCCGCGCTGCTGCTGCCCGGCCCCGACGCGCCGCGCCGTGCCCTGATCGAGCATGGGGCGAGTGTTCCGTCGCGAATCATCGTGGACGACGCGGCTCTGGCCCGCGACCTCGCCGACTGGTGCGCCGACCGCGCGCCGGACCTGGAGGAGCGGGTGGAGCCGTTCGACGCCCGCCTCCTTGCCGTGCCCTCCGCCGATCGGACAGGAGGGGGCCGGCAACGGCTGTTCGACCTGCGCGACCTCGACGCTGAAATCGAAACGCTGCTCGGCACGCGGGTGCCGCTGTCCGGCGGCGGGTCGCTGGTCATCGAGCGGACCGAGGCGATGACCGTCGTGGACGTCAACGCGGGGGAACGCGGCAACCCGCTGGACGTCAATCTGGCGGCGGCGGCGGAGATCGCCCGGCAACTGCGCCTGCGCAACGCCGGGGGGATCGTCGTCGTCGATTTCGTCAACATGCGCAACCGGGGCGACGCCGAACGGCTGCTGAACGCCCTGTCCCGCGCGGTGGAGGATGACCCGGCGCAGACCCAGGTCTATGGCCTGTCCAAGCTGGGTCTGGTGGAGATGACCCGCGCCCGGCGCGGCACGGCCCTGGCCGATCTGCTGGGAACCGTCCGCAGCACGGCCGCGGCGGAGGATTGA
- the hisD gene encoding histidinol dehydrogenase, whose amino-acid sequence MPVRLDAQDPRFADGFAKGFEGLLHAKRETSEDVQALVAGVIEEVRKRGDAALIDYTARWDRQTLTPATLRISQEEVDAAVGKCSAELLRALDTAAERIESFHRLQVPETTDYRDAQGVRLGARWTAVGAAGLYVPGGTASYPSSVLMNALPAKVAGVERIVMVVPTPDGAINPLVLAAAKRCGITEIYRIGGAQAVAALAYGTETIAPVDKIVGPGNAFVAAAKRLVYGTVGIDSIAGPSEILVVADNRNDPAWIAMDLLSQAEHDTSAQSILITDDAAFADAVAAAVDKHLETLPRAAIAGESWREHGAIIVVRDLLAESPALIDRLAPEHLELAVEDPDALAAKVRNAGAIFLGRHTPEAIGDYVAGPNHVLPTARSARFSSGLNVLDFMKRTTFVACDAESVKAIGPAAVTLARSEGLDAHALSVALRLPGGGQG is encoded by the coding sequence ATGCCCGTCAGGCTTGATGCCCAGGACCCCCGTTTCGCCGACGGCTTCGCCAAAGGTTTCGAGGGTCTGCTGCACGCCAAGCGCGAGACCAGCGAGGACGTCCAGGCCCTGGTCGCCGGCGTCATCGAGGAGGTCCGCAAGCGCGGCGACGCGGCGCTGATCGACTACACCGCCCGCTGGGACCGCCAGACGCTGACCCCCGCCACCCTGCGCATCTCCCAGGAGGAGGTGGACGCGGCGGTGGGCAAATGCAGCGCGGAGCTGCTGCGCGCGCTCGACACCGCGGCGGAGCGCATCGAGAGCTTCCACCGGCTCCAGGTGCCGGAGACGACCGATTACCGCGACGCCCAGGGCGTGCGGCTGGGCGCCCGCTGGACGGCGGTCGGCGCCGCCGGCCTCTATGTGCCGGGCGGCACGGCGTCCTACCCCAGCTCCGTCCTGATGAACGCCCTGCCGGCCAAGGTCGCCGGGGTGGAGCGCATCGTCATGGTGGTGCCGACTCCGGACGGGGCGATCAACCCGCTGGTCCTGGCAGCCGCCAAGCGCTGCGGCATCACCGAGATCTACCGCATCGGCGGCGCCCAGGCCGTGGCCGCCCTGGCCTACGGCACGGAAACCATCGCGCCGGTGGACAAGATCGTCGGCCCCGGCAACGCCTTCGTCGCCGCCGCCAAGCGGCTGGTCTACGGCACGGTCGGCATCGACAGCATCGCCGGCCCGTCGGAGATCCTGGTGGTCGCCGACAACCGGAACGATCCGGCCTGGATCGCCATGGACCTGCTGTCCCAGGCGGAGCACGACACGTCCGCCCAGTCGATCCTGATCACCGACGACGCAGCTTTCGCCGACGCGGTGGCGGCGGCGGTGGACAAGCACCTTGAGACGCTGCCGCGCGCGGCCATCGCCGGGGAAAGCTGGCGGGAGCACGGCGCCATCATCGTGGTGCGCGACCTGCTGGCCGAGTCGCCGGCCCTGATCGACCGTCTGGCGCCGGAGCATCTGGAACTGGCGGTGGAGGACCCCGACGCGCTGGCCGCCAAGGTGCGCAACGCCGGTGCCATCTTCCTCGGCCGCCACACGCCGGAGGCCATCGGCGATTACGTCGCCGGTCCGAACCACGTCCTGCCGACGGCGCGCTCCGCGCGCTTCTCGTCCGGTCTGAACGTGCTGGATTTCATGAAGCGGACGACCTTCGTCGCCTGCGACGCGGAGAGCGTGAAGGCGATCGGCCCGGCGGCGGTGACGCTGGCCCGGTCGGAAGGTCTGGACGCGCACGCGCTGTCGGTGGCGCTGCGCCTACCGGGGGGAGGTCAAGGGTGA
- a CDS encoding pentapeptide repeat-containing protein, producing the protein MQQRPLTRLDQVQLDAVVRRHEMFRNARIGGARATLSFFDLNGLDLAGRDLAHADFVGASLRGANLAGARLDCASMFATDLRLANLENASLIKADLRGACLRGSILIGANLFEADLRDGSLAEKDRDGSLRIIKVESQPTEASGADLSGANLTNARLSGAMAIHTDFTDALMRGCKLVRATMRGANFTGSNLEGADLSGADLRGACLRGAVLTGATMVMTELADADMEDALTDDPVGRVVAELGRPLDELLHDHIRWVGSSGAEGAALDLSGFDLRHAPSLAHTCLTMLRAVGATLYGLDLTNVQLQAAVLEKGDLRLAKLVGGDLRGVNLRLAKLNNADLRKANLRPLYFDERRSMQSDLSGARLRYADLRGACLREVNFAGADLSFANLAGCDLTKTDLTNARMFGAKLERRALSDGAILDGVAGLKL; encoded by the coding sequence ATGCAGCAGCGTCCTCTCACCCGTCTGGATCAGGTCCAACTCGACGCGGTGGTGCGTCGGCACGAGATGTTTCGGAATGCCCGCATCGGCGGGGCGCGGGCGACACTGTCCTTTTTCGACCTGAACGGGCTCGACCTCGCCGGGCGTGACCTCGCCCACGCCGACTTCGTCGGGGCCAGCCTGCGCGGCGCCAATCTGGCCGGGGCACGGCTGGACTGCGCGTCGATGTTCGCCACCGACCTGCGGCTCGCCAACCTGGAGAACGCCAGCCTGATCAAGGCGGACCTGCGCGGCGCCTGCCTGCGCGGCTCCATCCTGATCGGCGCCAACCTGTTCGAGGCCGATCTGCGCGACGGCTCGCTGGCGGAAAAGGACCGCGACGGCAGCCTGCGCATCATCAAGGTGGAGTCCCAGCCGACGGAGGCGTCGGGGGCCGACCTGTCCGGCGCCAACCTGACCAACGCCCGGCTGTCCGGGGCCATGGCCATCCACACCGACTTCACCGACGCGCTGATGCGCGGGTGCAAGCTGGTGCGCGCGACCATGCGCGGAGCCAACTTCACCGGATCGAACCTGGAGGGGGCGGACCTGTCGGGGGCGGACCTACGCGGCGCCTGCCTGCGCGGCGCGGTGCTGACCGGCGCCACCATGGTCATGACGGAGCTGGCCGACGCCGACATGGAGGACGCGCTGACCGACGATCCGGTGGGCCGTGTCGTCGCCGAACTTGGGCGTCCGCTCGACGAGCTTCTGCACGACCACATCCGCTGGGTCGGGTCGAGCGGGGCGGAGGGGGCGGCGCTCGATCTGTCGGGCTTCGACCTGCGCCACGCCCCGTCGCTGGCCCACACCTGCCTGACCATGCTGAGAGCGGTCGGGGCGACGCTGTACGGGCTGGACCTGACCAACGTGCAGCTCCAGGCCGCGGTCCTGGAGAAGGGCGACCTGCGGCTCGCCAAGCTGGTGGGAGGGGACCTGCGCGGCGTGAACCTGCGGCTGGCCAAGCTGAACAACGCCGACCTGCGCAAGGCCAACCTGCGCCCGCTCTATTTCGACGAGAGGCGGTCGATGCAGTCCGACCTGTCGGGCGCACGGCTGCGCTACGCCGACCTGCGCGGCGCCTGCCTGCGCGAGGTGAATTTCGCGGGCGCCGACCTGTCCTTCGCCAATCTGGCCGGCTGCGACCTGACGAAGACGGACCTGACCAACGCCCGCATGTTCGGGGCGAAGCTGGAGCGCCGCGCCCTGTCGGACGGCGCCATTCTCGACGGTGTGGCGGGGCTCAAGCTTTAG
- a CDS encoding UPF0262 family protein gives MSTKGNRRIVHVTLDEKTVIRRKPEVEHERAVAIFDLLEDNEFCPCDHADCGPYHLHLSIEDNRLVFDVRRDDDSALDKITLPVTGFRSIVRDYFLICESYYQAIKRSTPSQIEAIDMGRRGLHNEGSEMLRERLAGKVEMDLQTARRLFTLICVLHIRG, from the coding sequence GTGAGCACGAAGGGCAACCGGCGCATCGTCCATGTGACGCTCGACGAAAAGACCGTGATCCGGCGCAAGCCGGAGGTGGAGCACGAGCGCGCGGTTGCCATCTTCGACCTGCTCGAAGACAACGAGTTCTGCCCCTGCGACCACGCCGACTGCGGCCCCTACCACCTGCATCTGTCGATCGAGGACAACCGGCTGGTGTTCGACGTCCGGCGCGACGACGACAGCGCGCTGGACAAGATCACCCTGCCGGTGACCGGCTTCCGGTCGATCGTCCGGGACTATTTCCTGATCTGCGAAAGCTACTATCAGGCGATCAAGCGCTCCACGCCGTCGCAGATCGAGGCGATCGACATGGGGCGCCGCGGCCTGCACAACGAAGGATCGGAGATGCTGCGCGAACGGCTGGCCGGAAAGGTCGAGATGGATCTCCAGACGGCGCGGCGGCTGTTCACGCTGATCTGCGTCCTCCACATCCGCGGCTGA